In Piliocolobus tephrosceles isolate RC106 chromosome 5, ASM277652v3, whole genome shotgun sequence, a single genomic region encodes these proteins:
- the LOC111525898 gene encoding olfactory receptor 12D1, whose amino-acid sequence MLNTTSVTKFLFLGVTDIQELQPFLFVVFLTIYFISVAGNGAILMIVISDPRLHSPMYFFLGNLSCLDICYSTVTLPKMLQNFLSTHKAISFLGCISQLHFFHFLGGTEAMLLAVMAFDRFVAICKPLRYTVIMNPQLCTQMAITIWTIGFFHALLHSVMTSRLNFCGSNYIHHFFCDVKPLLKLACGNTELNQWLLSTVTGTIAMGSFFLTFLSYFYIITHLFFKTHSCGMLHKALSTCASHFMVVILFYATVLFTYIHPASGTSMDQDRIIAIVYTVVTPVLNPLIYTLRNKEVKGAFNRAIKR is encoded by the coding sequence ATGCTGAATACAACCTCAGTCACCAAATTTCTCTTCTTGGGAGTGACAGACATTCAAGAACTGCAGCCTTTTCTCTTCGTGGTTTTCCTCACCATCTACTTCATCAGTGTGGCTGGGAATGGAGCCATTCTAATGATTGTCATCTCTGATCCTAGACTCCATTCCCCTATGTATTTCTTCCTGGGAAACCTGTCCTGCCTGGATATCTGCTACTCTACGGTGACACTGCCAAAGATGCTGCAGAACTTCCTCTCCacacacaaagcaatttctttcTTGGGATGCATAAGCCAGCTCCATTTCTTCCACTTCCTGGGCGGCACAGAGGCCATGCTGTTGGCTGTGATGGCATTTGACCGCTTTGTGGCTATCTGCAAGCCACTTCGCTACACTGTCATCATGAACCCTCAGCTCTGTACCCAGATGGCCATCACAATCTGGACCATTGGTTTCTTCCATGCCCTGCTGCACTCCGTAATGACTTCTCGCTTGAACTTCTGTGGTTCCAACTATATCCATCACTTCTTCTGTGATGTGAAGCCGTTGCTAAAGCTGGCCTGTGGGAACACTGAGCTCAATCAGTGGCTGCTCAGTACTGTCACAGGGACAATCGCAATGGGCtctttctttctcacatttctctcttatttctatATTATCACTCATCTCTTCTTCAAGACTCATTCTTGTGGCATGCTCCACAAAGCACTGTCCACTTGTGCCTCCCACTTCATGGTAGTTATTCTTTTCTATGCAACTGTTCTCTTCACCTACATTCATCCTGCCTCAGGGACCTCCATGGACCAGGACCGGATCATTGCCATCGTGTACACTGTGGTCACTCCTGTACTAAACCCACTGATCTACACTTTGAGGAACAAGGAAGTGAAGGGGGCCTTTAATAGAGCAATCAAAAGGTAG